The Coregonus clupeaformis isolate EN_2021a chromosome 3, ASM2061545v1, whole genome shotgun sequence genome includes a region encoding these proteins:
- the LOC121543644 gene encoding protocadherin alpha-C2 isoform X13, with protein MHREKRRFSAVFVFCTLWSSTLSVTRYSIPEEMERGSVVANLAADLGLEVGVLAHREVKLEMFQESKKYLDVNKKTGELYIVEKMDREYLCPSKTATTCFVKLDVIIESPLRIFNIELEIKDINDNAPHFRRDRVELDVSESATPGERFSLPNAVDPDGGINTVKMYKLSESEHFTIEIQTGSDGTKYVDMVLTKALDREEHAVHHLILTAVDGGVPARSGTANIIVRVLDTNDNAPRFDHPVYSVNMTENSPIGTLVMKLDATDLDEGPNAEITYSFTLYTSEKTQDVFALNPNTGEITVKGTIDYEDMKFYEMHVEAKDKGQHPLLGQCKVIVHVTDMNDNYPDITVKSYKSTVNENIPVGTVIAIVGISDRDTGDNGKVSLSINQKLPFVLNKSSDVLYELVVSKPLDREQVAEYDITLVVTDGGTPSLSDNETITLHLLDVNDNAPLFPQSFYTIPVMENNAPGALLSSLTAFDPDLHENQYLVYFIIEKEIVNTSMSMLFSINPENGNLYALKTFDYEIEKEFLFHIEARDSGVPPLKSNVTVHIIIVDQNDNTPVIVSPWRAHGSMVEEKIPRSTDKGSLVSKVIAIDTDSVQNSRITYQFLQVTDATLFSLDQYNGEVRTMRMFSYRDPRHQRLVVIAKDNGDPALSATVTIKLSTVETAVKAYSDMTEVPLEYDIFSDLNLYLVIGLGSVSFLLLITILVTCVLKCQKPMPSKAAPPSRNSVISERNSTIADSTLVSNDAYWYSLFLAETRKGKLVVRQPVPKAGSRYIVSSIPRSTGLTETSDSAASTLQYPK; from the coding sequence ATGCATCGGGAAAAAAGGCGTTTCTCGGCTGTCTTTGTTTTTTGTACCTTATGGAGCAGCACTTTGTCCGTGACTCGGTACTCCATACccgaggagatggagagggggtcCGTCGTGGCCAATTTAGCCGCAGATTTGGGTCTGGAGGTTGGAGTTCTGGCTCATCGTGAGGTAAAACTTGAAATGTTCCAAGAAAGCAAGAAATATCTGGATGTCAACAAGAAGACAGGGGAGCTCTACATTGTTGAAAAGATGGACAGAGAATATCTCTGCCCATCGAAAACTGCAACAACATGTTTTGTTAAACTAGACGTTATCATTGAAAGTCCCTTGCGCATTTTCAATATCGAGTTAGAAATCAAAGATATCAATGATAATGCCCCTCATTTTCGTAGAGACAGGGTAGAGCTTGATGTTTCAGAATCGGCTACCCCGGGTGAGAGATTCTCCTTACCAAATGCCGTGGACCCAGATGGTGGTATAAACACTGTAAAAATGTACAAACTCAGTGAAAGCGAACATTTCACCATAGAAATTCAGACTGGGAGTGATGGTACTAAATATGTTGACATGGTTTTGACAAAGGCTTTAGATCGAGAAGAGCACGCGGTTCATCATCTAATATTGACCGCTGTAGATGGCGGGGTGCCCGCGCGCTCTGGTACAGCTAATATCATTGTTAGGGTGCTAGATACAAACGACAACGCCCCTCGATTCGACCACCCGGTTTATTCCGTTAATATGACAGAGAACTCCCCGATTGGAACGCTAGTAATGAAGCTTGACGCCACAGATTTAGATGAGGGCCCAAATGCAGAAATCACGTATTCATTCACACTTTACACATCAGAGAAAACACAAGACGTCTTTGCACTAAATCCAAACACAGGAGAGATAACAGTGAAGGGCACTATTGATTATGAAGACATGAAATTTTACGAGATGCATGTTGAGGCTAAGGACAAAGGACAGCATCCCCTATTGGGGCAGTGTAAAGTTATAGTGCACGTTACAGATATGAACGACAACTATCCAGATATCACCGTTAAATCTTATAAGAGCACAGTTAATGAGAACATTCCCGTAGGGACAGTCATAGCTATCGTAGGTATAAGCGACAGGGACACAGGTGACAATGGCAAAGTGAGCCTATCTATAAACCAAAAGCTGCCATTTGTTTTGAACAAGTCATCTGACGTCCTCTATGAGCTTGTAGTCTCAAAGCCATTAGACCGTGAGCAAGTCGCAGAATATGACATCACACTCGTTGTGACGGATGGTGGAACGCCCTCTTTGTCTGATAATGAAACGATAACTTTACATCTATTGGATGTCAATGACAACGCGCCACTTTTCCCCCAGTCCTTCTACACTATACCCGTTATGGAGAATAACGCACCTGGGGCCTTGCTAAGTTCCCTCACTGCGTTTGATCCAGACCTCCATGAAAACCAGTATCTAGTTTATTTCATCATAGAGAAGGAGATAGTGAACACCTCCATGTCCATGCTGTTCTCCATCAATCCGGAGAACGGTAATCTTTACGCACTAAAGACCTTTGACTATGAGATAGAGAAGGAGTTCCTGTTCCATATTGAGGCCAGAGACTCTGGTGTTCCTCCACTCAAAAGTAACGTGACTGTCCACATCATTATTGTGGACCAGAACGACAACACCCCGGTCATAGTCTCTCCGTGGCGCGCGCACGGCTCCATGGTGGAGGAGAAGATCCCCAGATCCACCGACAAAGGATCCCTGGTCTCCAAGGTGATAGCCATAGACACGGACTCGGTCCAGAACTCTCGGATTACATACCAGTTTCTACAGGTTACTGACGCCACCTTATTCAGTCTAGACCAATACAACGGAGAGGTCCGGACTATGAGAATGTTCAGTTACAGAGATCCGCGTCATCAACGGCTGGTTGTCATCGCTAAGGACAATGGGGACCCTGCTCTCTCTGCTACAGTTACCATAAAGCTCTCAACAGTGGAGACTGCCGTTAAAGCCTACTCTGACATGACTGAAGTGCCTCTGGAATATGACATATTTTCAGATTTAAACTTGTATTTGGTGATCGGCCTGGGCTCGGTTTCCTTTCTGTTATTGATCACCATATTGGTCACCTGTGTGCTGAAGTGTCAGAAACCAATGCCCAGCAAAGCGGCTCCTCCAAGTAGGAACAGCGTGATCAGTGAGAGGAACTCAACCATCGCAGATTCCACCCTGGTCTCCAACGATGCCTACTGGTACAGTCTGTTTCTGGCGGAGACTAGGAAAGGAAAGCTGGTGGTCAGACAGCCTGTGCCAAAGGCGGGGTCCAGATACATCGTGTCCAGTATACCAAGGAGCACGGGATTGACAGAGACCAGCGACTCAGCAGCTTCTACTTTGCAG
- the LOC121543644 gene encoding protocadherin alpha-C2 isoform X6 has translation MHREKRRFSAVFVFCTLWSSTLSVTRYSIPEEMERGSVVANLAADLGLEVGVLAHREVKLEMFQESKKYLDVNKKTGELYIVEKMDREYLCPSKTATTCFVKLDVIIESPLRIFNIELEIKDINDNAPHFRRDRVELDVSESATPGERFSLPNAVDPDGGINTVKMYKLSESEHFTIEIQTGSDGTKYVDMVLTKALDREEHAVHHLILTAVDGGVPARSGTANIIVRVLDTNDNAPRFDHPVYSVNMTENSPIGTLVMKLDATDLDEGPNAEITYSFTLYTSEKTQDVFALNPNTGEITVKGTIDYEDMKFYEMHVEAKDKGQHPLLGQCKVIVHVTDMNDNYPDITVKSYKSTVNENIPVGTVIAIVGISDRDTGDNGKVSLSINQKLPFVLNKSSDVLYELVVSKPLDREQVAEYDITLVVTDGGTPSLSDNETITLHLLDVNDNAPLFPQSFYTIPVMENNAPGALLSSLTAFDPDLHENQYLVYFIIEKEIVNTSMSMLFSINPENGNLYALKTFDYEIEKEFLFHIEARDSGVPPLKSNVTVHIIIVDQNDNTPVIVSPWRAHGSMVEEKIPRSTDKGSLVSKVIAIDTDSVQNSRITYQFLQVTDATLFSLDQYNGEVRTMRMFSYRDPRHQRLVVIAKDNGDPALSATVTIKLSTVETAVKAYSDMTEVPLEYDIFSDLNLYLVIGLGSVSFLLLITILVTCVLKCQKPMPSKAAPPSRNSVISERNSTIADSTLVSNDAYWYSLFLAETRKGKLVVRQPVPKAGSRYIVSSIPRSTGLTETSDSAASTLQGSTTTGSSSS, from the coding sequence ATGCATCGGGAAAAAAGGCGTTTCTCGGCTGTCTTTGTTTTTTGTACCTTATGGAGCAGCACTTTGTCCGTGACTCGGTACTCCATACccgaggagatggagagggggtcCGTCGTGGCCAATTTAGCCGCAGATTTGGGTCTGGAGGTTGGAGTTCTGGCTCATCGTGAGGTAAAACTTGAAATGTTCCAAGAAAGCAAGAAATATCTGGATGTCAACAAGAAGACAGGGGAGCTCTACATTGTTGAAAAGATGGACAGAGAATATCTCTGCCCATCGAAAACTGCAACAACATGTTTTGTTAAACTAGACGTTATCATTGAAAGTCCCTTGCGCATTTTCAATATCGAGTTAGAAATCAAAGATATCAATGATAATGCCCCTCATTTTCGTAGAGACAGGGTAGAGCTTGATGTTTCAGAATCGGCTACCCCGGGTGAGAGATTCTCCTTACCAAATGCCGTGGACCCAGATGGTGGTATAAACACTGTAAAAATGTACAAACTCAGTGAAAGCGAACATTTCACCATAGAAATTCAGACTGGGAGTGATGGTACTAAATATGTTGACATGGTTTTGACAAAGGCTTTAGATCGAGAAGAGCACGCGGTTCATCATCTAATATTGACCGCTGTAGATGGCGGGGTGCCCGCGCGCTCTGGTACAGCTAATATCATTGTTAGGGTGCTAGATACAAACGACAACGCCCCTCGATTCGACCACCCGGTTTATTCCGTTAATATGACAGAGAACTCCCCGATTGGAACGCTAGTAATGAAGCTTGACGCCACAGATTTAGATGAGGGCCCAAATGCAGAAATCACGTATTCATTCACACTTTACACATCAGAGAAAACACAAGACGTCTTTGCACTAAATCCAAACACAGGAGAGATAACAGTGAAGGGCACTATTGATTATGAAGACATGAAATTTTACGAGATGCATGTTGAGGCTAAGGACAAAGGACAGCATCCCCTATTGGGGCAGTGTAAAGTTATAGTGCACGTTACAGATATGAACGACAACTATCCAGATATCACCGTTAAATCTTATAAGAGCACAGTTAATGAGAACATTCCCGTAGGGACAGTCATAGCTATCGTAGGTATAAGCGACAGGGACACAGGTGACAATGGCAAAGTGAGCCTATCTATAAACCAAAAGCTGCCATTTGTTTTGAACAAGTCATCTGACGTCCTCTATGAGCTTGTAGTCTCAAAGCCATTAGACCGTGAGCAAGTCGCAGAATATGACATCACACTCGTTGTGACGGATGGTGGAACGCCCTCTTTGTCTGATAATGAAACGATAACTTTACATCTATTGGATGTCAATGACAACGCGCCACTTTTCCCCCAGTCCTTCTACACTATACCCGTTATGGAGAATAACGCACCTGGGGCCTTGCTAAGTTCCCTCACTGCGTTTGATCCAGACCTCCATGAAAACCAGTATCTAGTTTATTTCATCATAGAGAAGGAGATAGTGAACACCTCCATGTCCATGCTGTTCTCCATCAATCCGGAGAACGGTAATCTTTACGCACTAAAGACCTTTGACTATGAGATAGAGAAGGAGTTCCTGTTCCATATTGAGGCCAGAGACTCTGGTGTTCCTCCACTCAAAAGTAACGTGACTGTCCACATCATTATTGTGGACCAGAACGACAACACCCCGGTCATAGTCTCTCCGTGGCGCGCGCACGGCTCCATGGTGGAGGAGAAGATCCCCAGATCCACCGACAAAGGATCCCTGGTCTCCAAGGTGATAGCCATAGACACGGACTCGGTCCAGAACTCTCGGATTACATACCAGTTTCTACAGGTTACTGACGCCACCTTATTCAGTCTAGACCAATACAACGGAGAGGTCCGGACTATGAGAATGTTCAGTTACAGAGATCCGCGTCATCAACGGCTGGTTGTCATCGCTAAGGACAATGGGGACCCTGCTCTCTCTGCTACAGTTACCATAAAGCTCTCAACAGTGGAGACTGCCGTTAAAGCCTACTCTGACATGACTGAAGTGCCTCTGGAATATGACATATTTTCAGATTTAAACTTGTATTTGGTGATCGGCCTGGGCTCGGTTTCCTTTCTGTTATTGATCACCATATTGGTCACCTGTGTGCTGAAGTGTCAGAAACCAATGCCCAGCAAAGCGGCTCCTCCAAGTAGGAACAGCGTGATCAGTGAGAGGAACTCAACCATCGCAGATTCCACCCTGGTCTCCAACGATGCCTACTGGTACAGTCTGTTTCTGGCGGAGACTAGGAAAGGAAAGCTGGTGGTCAGACAGCCTGTGCCAAAGGCGGGGTCCAGATACATCGTGTCCAGTATACCAAGGAGCACGGGATTGACAGAGACCAGCGACTCAGCAGCTTCTACTTTGCAG